A single genomic interval of Rosistilla ulvae harbors:
- a CDS encoding DUF1569 domain-containing protein: MARRKLKFENLAEVASECERLLQAGYQRNGNWSLAQICNHMRMTIDSSIDGYPKWMAIGKPLRPLLRWLMLPKLLRGDSPAGIKTASTFVPAEDLSDAEEVSLFTESVRRFQSHTGYLHPHPGFGKFDHASLEQFHTSHAAHHLGFLAASESDN; this comes from the coding sequence ATGGCCCGACGAAAATTGAAATTTGAAAACCTGGCAGAGGTTGCGTCCGAATGCGAGCGGCTGTTGCAGGCGGGCTATCAACGAAACGGCAATTGGTCGCTGGCGCAGATCTGCAATCACATGCGGATGACGATCGATTCGAGCATCGACGGCTATCCCAAATGGATGGCGATTGGAAAACCGTTGAGGCCGCTGCTGCGCTGGCTGATGCTGCCCAAGCTGCTGCGCGGCGATTCGCCCGCGGGGATCAAGACCGCTTCGACTTTTGTGCCCGCGGAGGATTTGAGCGACGCCGAAGAGGTATCGCTGTTTACCGAAAGCGTACGGCGGTTCCAGTCGCATACCGGATACCTGCATCCCCATCCAGGATTCGGGAAATTCGATCACGCATCGCTGGAACAATTTCATACCAGCCATGCAGCACATCACCTGGGCTTCCTCGCAGCCAGCGAGTCCGATAACTGA
- a CDS encoding thioredoxin family protein, producing MLRFLLFPMCLLALVGSTSAGEFNQVLSVGDAAPTWNDLPGIDGSAHGLDDWKQAEVVVVAFTCNSCPYATDVEQRLIALTKDYEDHGVAVVAINSNKVPDDELPAMKERAAMAKFNFPYLSDPTQQTAKAYGAITTPEFYVLDKERRIVYMGAMDDSPDGKQIEHPYVRQAIDAALTGGKPAVAETVPIGCRIRFPRVRRKR from the coding sequence ATGCTCCGATTCTTATTGTTCCCGATGTGTCTCCTCGCTCTCGTTGGCTCCACATCGGCGGGTGAGTTCAATCAAGTGCTAAGCGTCGGCGACGCGGCACCGACGTGGAACGATCTGCCCGGAATCGATGGCAGCGCGCATGGGCTGGACGACTGGAAACAAGCGGAGGTGGTTGTCGTCGCCTTCACCTGCAATTCCTGCCCCTACGCAACCGACGTCGAACAGCGTTTGATCGCGTTGACGAAGGACTACGAAGACCATGGCGTCGCCGTGGTAGCGATCAATTCCAACAAGGTTCCCGACGACGAACTGCCCGCGATGAAAGAACGTGCGGCGATGGCGAAGTTCAATTTCCCGTATCTCTCCGATCCGACCCAGCAGACAGCCAAGGCGTATGGGGCGATCACGACGCCCGAGTTTTATGTGCTCGATAAAGAGCGACGCATCGTCTACATGGGAGCGATGGACGACAGCCCCGATGGCAAACAGATCGAACATCCCTACGTTCGCCAAGCGATCGACGCCGCGTTGACCGGAGGCAAACCCGCCGTCGCGGAGACCGTTCCGATCGGCTGCCGAATCCGCTTTCCACGCGTCCGCCGCAAACGCTAA
- a CDS encoding NADPH:quinone reductase: MKAAFIKTTGDADVIQYGDLPDPQPGQGQVLVRTEAVSVNPIDTYVRSGMIAMDLPDPFIIGCDIAGTIAAVGEGVTGFRIGDRVWGSSQGLLGRQGTFAELCAIDQDWLYELPDGVAAEDAAACALVGITAHLGLFGRSRLLADETIFVRGGTGGVGSMVVQMAKAAGANVITTGGSDEKVERCRELGADFAINYKTENLQERLAELAPDGVDVFWETIREPDFDFAVEALAPRGRMVLMAGRDARPEFPVGPFYVKECTVHGFVMFKATADEMKLAAEDINQWLASGQLKSQISQRLPLSQAAQSHRLQEAGTLAGDGSLAGKVVLTVGD, translated from the coding sequence ATGAAAGCAGCATTTATTAAGACGACGGGCGACGCAGACGTCATTCAATACGGCGACCTTCCCGATCCGCAGCCCGGCCAAGGCCAGGTTTTGGTTCGCACCGAAGCGGTGTCGGTCAACCCGATCGATACCTATGTCCGCAGCGGGATGATCGCGATGGACCTGCCCGATCCCTTCATCATCGGATGCGACATCGCAGGCACGATCGCGGCGGTTGGTGAAGGTGTCACCGGATTCCGGATCGGCGATCGCGTTTGGGGAAGCAGTCAAGGTTTGCTGGGCCGGCAGGGGACGTTTGCTGAGCTGTGCGCGATCGATCAGGATTGGCTGTACGAACTGCCTGACGGCGTCGCTGCGGAAGATGCCGCGGCCTGTGCGTTGGTTGGGATCACTGCCCACTTGGGTTTGTTTGGCCGGTCGCGACTGTTAGCCGATGAGACGATCTTTGTTCGCGGAGGGACCGGCGGCGTTGGATCGATGGTGGTGCAGATGGCCAAAGCGGCTGGTGCGAATGTGATCACGACCGGCGGCAGCGATGAGAAGGTCGAGCGTTGCCGCGAGCTAGGGGCCGACTTTGCCATCAATTATAAGACCGAAAATTTGCAGGAGCGTTTGGCCGAACTGGCTCCCGACGGCGTCGACGTCTTCTGGGAAACGATCCGCGAACCCGATTTCGACTTCGCCGTCGAAGCCCTTGCGCCGCGAGGCCGGATGGTTTTGATGGCCGGTCGCGACGCGCGTCCCGAGTTTCCCGTGGGCCCTTTTTACGTCAAAGAGTGCACGGTGCATGGATTTGTAATGTTCAAGGCGACAGCGGACGAGATGAAGCTGGCGGCCGAGGACATCAACCAATGGCTCGCCTCGGGGCAATTGAAGAGCCAGATCTCGCAGCGCCTGCCGCTGTCGCAAGCTGCCCAATCGCATCGCCTTCAAGAAGCGGGAACGCTCGCCGGCGACGGCTCGCTGGCCGGCAAGGTTGTGTTGACCGTGGGCGATTGA
- a CDS encoding DUF5682 family protein, giving the protein MSAIDTASLCHVFGVRHLSPMGAWQLRQFLDQMQPQVVLIEGPCDAEGLLDDVVRKGTVPPIGILAFSNSVPVRTFVYPLARYSPEYQAILWAKENKADCEFIDLPSDIFLGLQEREHRRIAEAIIASKKDAQPAAASPEPAASDASDDPAVGEPAIEPIVSRGSLYQQLAALAGEEHYESYWERNFEHNTCLDSYRKTSMEFGRNLREIESDTAADAAENLVREAFMRRQIRAAIDRGVAPDKIVAIVGAYHAPVLSAEFPPMSDQELEQLPRLESNLTLMPYSYFRLSSQSGYGAGNEAPAYFELLWDALSARELSHLPARYLSMVVRHQRDAGTHRSTAEVIEAVRLANSLSALKAGMAPTLNDLRDAAVTLIGHGQRSTVAESLAQVDVGTAIGSLPEGVSQTSIQADFNQQLTALKLVKYRTAVRQVLSIDLRENRRAKTAAAAFLDLHRSSFLHRLHLLEINFASPVASRQQASTWSEKWELQWTPESEITLVESVLLGETIELAAGFKFKTLLDEATTVAQAASAVAIACRCGMMEAMDQARGRLQALAAESSDFTAVAGAAAELASLVKYGDVRQFDAAPLRPLIETLFVQGALALMSVANCDNDAARDLIASIDALNRVALEFHDLVDEPLWIVELHGLSDSDDRNPLLSGYACAMLLERDQIDNARLAREVSRRLSPGAPADLGAGWFEGLSRRNRYALLARQPLWQQLADYVESLDDEQFRRALVFLRRAFGEFSPQEKQSIAENLGQHWGVDQDLASEVLKQPLSESESEALDELNDFDFGEF; this is encoded by the coding sequence ATGTCTGCGATCGATACGGCTTCCCTTTGCCACGTTTTTGGCGTGCGGCATCTGTCGCCGATGGGGGCGTGGCAGCTGCGGCAATTCCTCGATCAAATGCAGCCGCAGGTCGTGCTGATCGAAGGCCCCTGCGACGCGGAGGGTCTGTTGGACGACGTCGTTCGCAAGGGAACGGTTCCGCCGATTGGGATCCTCGCCTTCTCCAACTCGGTCCCCGTGCGAACGTTTGTCTACCCGCTGGCCCGCTACAGCCCCGAGTATCAGGCGATCCTGTGGGCCAAGGAAAATAAAGCCGATTGCGAGTTCATCGACTTGCCCAGCGATATCTTCCTGGGATTGCAAGAGCGCGAACATCGACGGATCGCCGAAGCGATTATCGCTTCGAAAAAGGATGCTCAGCCCGCTGCCGCCTCGCCAGAGCCAGCGGCATCCGACGCGAGCGACGATCCGGCGGTCGGCGAACCGGCGATCGAGCCGATCGTTTCGCGAGGCTCGTTGTATCAACAGCTGGCAGCCCTTGCGGGCGAAGAGCATTACGAGAGTTATTGGGAGCGGAACTTCGAGCACAACACATGTCTCGATTCGTATCGCAAGACATCGATGGAGTTCGGTCGCAATCTGCGTGAGATCGAATCGGACACCGCGGCCGATGCGGCGGAGAATCTGGTTCGCGAAGCGTTCATGCGGCGGCAGATCCGAGCCGCGATCGATCGTGGCGTCGCGCCCGACAAGATCGTTGCGATCGTCGGTGCCTATCACGCACCGGTGCTGTCGGCAGAGTTTCCGCCGATGAGCGATCAGGAATTGGAACAGCTGCCGCGGCTGGAGAGCAATCTGACGCTGATGCCCTATTCGTACTTCCGACTGTCGAGCCAATCGGGCTACGGCGCCGGGAACGAAGCTCCCGCGTATTTTGAGTTGTTGTGGGACGCGTTGTCGGCGCGAGAACTTTCCCACCTGCCCGCTCGCTATCTGTCGATGGTCGTCCGGCATCAACGCGATGCTGGCACGCACCGCTCCACGGCTGAGGTGATCGAAGCGGTCCGGTTGGCCAATTCGCTATCGGCTCTGAAAGCGGGGATGGCACCGACGCTCAACGATCTCCGCGACGCAGCGGTCACGCTGATCGGACACGGCCAGCGGTCGACCGTCGCCGAATCGCTGGCTCAAGTCGACGTTGGGACGGCGATCGGCAGCCTGCCCGAAGGCGTCTCGCAGACATCGATCCAAGCCGACTTCAATCAGCAGTTGACCGCACTGAAGTTAGTCAAATACCGGACGGCGGTTCGACAGGTGTTGTCGATCGATCTGCGAGAGAACCGTCGCGCGAAGACCGCCGCGGCAGCTTTCTTGGACCTGCATCGATCCAGCTTCCTGCATCGGCTGCATCTGTTGGAGATCAATTTTGCGTCCCCCGTCGCCTCGCGACAGCAGGCGTCGACGTGGAGCGAGAAGTGGGAGTTGCAGTGGACTCCCGAATCGGAGATCACGCTTGTCGAATCGGTGCTGTTGGGCGAGACGATCGAACTGGCCGCCGGTTTCAAATTCAAGACGCTGTTGGACGAAGCAACAACGGTCGCGCAAGCCGCTTCGGCGGTGGCGATCGCGTGCCGCTGCGGCATGATGGAGGCGATGGACCAGGCTCGCGGGCGGTTGCAGGCGTTGGCGGCCGAATCGAGCGACTTCACCGCCGTCGCCGGTGCGGCTGCTGAATTGGCCAGCCTGGTAAAGTATGGCGACGTCCGCCAGTTCGACGCGGCGCCGCTGCGTCCATTGATCGAAACGTTGTTTGTGCAAGGAGCGTTGGCGCTGATGTCGGTCGCCAATTGTGATAACGACGCCGCTCGCGATCTGATAGCGTCGATCGACGCCCTCAACCGCGTCGCGCTCGAATTTCACGATCTGGTCGACGAACCGCTGTGGATCGTCGAACTGCATGGTTTGAGCGATAGCGACGATCGCAATCCGTTGCTCAGCGGGTACGCATGTGCAATGCTGTTGGAGCGCGATCAGATCGACAACGCGCGGCTGGCTCGCGAGGTCTCGCGGCGACTGTCCCCCGGCGCGCCGGCTGATCTCGGCGCCGGTTGGTTCGAAGGCCTCTCGCGTCGGAATCGATACGCGCTGCTGGCTCGGCAACCGCTGTGGCAGCAATTGGCCGATTATGTGGAGTCGTTGGACGACGAACAGTTCCGTCGGGCGTTGGTTTTCCTGCGGCGTGCGTTTGGTGAATTCAGCCCGCAAGAAAAACAATCGATCGCCGAAAACCTGGGCCAGCACTGGGGCGTCGATCAGGACCTGGCAAGCGAAGTGTTAAAACAACCGCTCTCGGAATCGGAGTCCGAAGCGCTCGACGAACTCAACGATTTTGACTTTGGCGAGTTTTAA